The Puniceicoccaceae bacterium genomic sequence GGGCGGAGTGCACGAGTTCAGCAGCGGCAAGCTTGACTACCGTATTGCCTTTTCCAGTGCCGATGAGGAAACGCCCAGTGACTTTGAGACGGTATTCGAATTTGATGGCGTCAGCGACATTCGCTTCCACAACACGAATTCGCCAAAACTCTCGATCGAGCATGTCGGCGGAGACGACCTCTTTGACGCCAGTGCCTACGAGTTCGACGGGATCGAACTCGCCAGTCAGATTGTTTCCGAAGAAGACCTTAGCGCCGAGATCAACTACACCCACCAGTTCACAGGTGGATTACTGCAAAGCCTTCAGATGGGATTGCTCATGCGCGGCAAGGAAAAGGACAGCGACCTGACCGTTTCCGAAAGCGATGACAACCCGTCCTTTGCCGATTCCCTGAATGGCAATGTGTTCCAAAATGCCCGCGATCCTTTTCGCACGGCTCTGCCTTATGTCGCGCTGAATTTCACTGACCGTTTCCGCGAACAACAGGATGCCTTTGCCATGGAATTCAACGAGGTGGATTCGACCATTGAGGACTTCAACTCCACAGAAGACGTTTTCGCCACCTACGTGATGGGAACCGCACAAATTGCAGGCTGGGAACTCATCACCGGAGTTCGACTCGAATCCACCGATTTTGAAACCAGCGGTTTTGTTTACAATGATGAAGAGGAGTCCATCGAAGCAGTCAGCGGCAGCAATTCCTACAGCAATCTGCTACCGGGTCTGCACTTGAAGCGCGTCATTGATGAAAACAAGATCATTCGTTTCTCGATCAACCAAACCATCGCTCGCCCCAACTTTGAGCAAACCTTCCCCAACGCAGAAATCGAGGGCAACGAGGTCACTGTCGGAAATCCCGATCTCGATCCACTCGAATCGCTCAACGTGGATCTTTCGTTTGAATACTATCTCGAACCCGTCGGTATTTTCTCGGTTGCCGCATTCTACAAAGACATCGACAATTTCATCTACGAACAGGTGAACCAAGGAAGTTTCGGTGACATCACAGATGCGGAGATTACCTCGTTCCGCAATGGGGATTCCGGTAGCATCCTCGGACTCGAACTCGCCTTTCAGCGACAGCTGACGTTCCTGCCGGCACCATTCGATGGCCTCGGCATCTACGCCAATCTCACTCTGACAGATTCTGAAGCTACCGTGCTTCCGCCCGAACCCGGCGAATCCACACGCGACCTTCCGTTCATCAAACAATCCGATCTTATCGGCAATCTGGCACTGACCTACGAAAACGATGACCTGTTCGTGCGTCTTTCCTACACCTACCGGGATGATTATCTCGACGAACTGGGTGCCGAGGGCTTTGAGGATCGCTACATGAAAGCACACGGTCAGTGGGATCTTTCCATGTTCTACAACCTCAGTGATCAACTCAAAATTTTCGCCAATGTCATCAATCTCGGCGACGAACCCCTTCGCGCCTACTATGGCGAGTCCGAACGGCTTGCACAGTTCGAATCCTACGGATGGAGCCTGACGGCCGGACTCAAATGGTCCTATTGATCCGACTTTCGTCTCAATCAATCAATCGAGGGGTGCGAACGCGAGTTCGCGCCCTTCTTTTTGCGAATGCATCAGCGGTTGCCATCACAGGATCATCCATGCACCTCTCCAGTTTCCCGTCCAACACGGGTTGCACTCCACTCAAAATCATCCTAAACTCTGCCGCTTCACGCGCATTTGAATACCCGTCCCCAAAACGCTCATGTCCGATCCCCAATACATTCTCGCCATCGACCAGGGAACGACCAGTTCCCGGGCCATCGTTTTTGACCGCACGGGCACCCCAATCAGCGTTGCCCAGAAGGAATTCAAGCAATACTACCCCAGGCCGGGCTGGGTGGAACACGACCCAATGGACATCTGGTCAAGCCAAAGCACCGTGACCGCCGAAGCCGTGACCCAGGCAGACCTTTCTTCCCACGACATCGCCGCAGTGGGCATCACCAACCAACGCGAAACCATCATCGTATGGGACCGCAAATCCGGCAAACCCGTCTACCCTGCTATCGTCTGGCAGGACCGGCGCACGGCAGACCGCTGTCGCGCCATGAAAGCGGAAGGTCTTGAACCCCTCTTTCGCGAACGCACCGGACTCCTGCTCGATCCCTACTTCTCCGGAACCAAGGTGCAGTGGATCCTCGAAAATGTGGCAGGCGTCCACGAACGTGCGGAGCGCGGAGACTTACTGCTCGGCACGGTGGATTCCTGGTTGATCTGGAAGTTCACCCGGGGTCGGATTCACGTAACCGATGTGAGCAATGCCTCCCGCACCTTGCTCTTCAACATTCACACTCTCGACTGGGACAACGAGCTTCTTCAACTGCTGCACATTCCACGATCCATGCTGCCCAGCGTGAAGTCCTCTTCCGAGGTGTATGGCACCATTGATGATCAACACTTCCCCGGCGGGGTTCGCATTGCGGGAATCGCGGGCGACCAGCACGCCGCCCTCTTTGGGCAGACCTGTTTTCAACCGGGCATGGCCAAAAATACCCTCGGAACTGGTTCCTTCCTACTCATGAACACCGGCATCCAACCCATCTCTTCCTCAAACAATCTGCTCACCACCATTGCCTGGAAAATCGGCGACCGCACCGAATACGCACTCGAAGGTTCAGTCTTTATCGCCGGTGCCATCGTCCAGTGGCTGCGCGATGAGTTGAAAATGATTCAGAGCGCAGCCGAATGCGATGACATCGCGAGCACGGTTGAGCATGCCAACGGACTCTATCTCGTGCCCGCGTTTGCAGGCCTTGGTGCTCCCCATTGGGATCCCTATGCCCGTGGCGCGGCCTTTGGCATGACGCGCGGCACGAATCGCGCGCACTTCTGCCGCGCCGCGCTGGAGTCCATTGCCTATCAGAGTGCCGATCTGATCTGGGCCATGGAGAAGGACTCCGGCATTCACCTGGAGGAACTGCGTGTCGATGGAGGTGCCTCCCGCAGCGAACCGCTTCTGCAGTTCCAGGCGGATCTCCTGCAGACCCGGGTCGTTCGACCCAACATCGTCGAAACGACCGCACTGGGCGCGGCCTACCTGGCCGGTCTTGGCGTTGGATTTTATGAAAGCCGCGAGGAAATTGCGCAACACTGGACCATCGGCACCCGTTTTACACCACAACAACCCGCCGAGCGCATGCAGCAGCAGTTGCGAGGTTGGCACGAGGCCATCAACCGCTCAAAATCCTGGACGAACCCAGACTCCGATTCCGACCAAGCCTAATACTCTGTTCTGATTACTCACCCTTTCCCAGTGCTTCAAGCACAGCTTCCACCGAGGTAGTTGGAGCAAGGCAGTGGGTGCCCACACAGAGCTGCAGGTCATTGGCTGCCATCCCGGAATCCACTTCGAGCCAAAGTGGACGCCACGGGATTTCCCGAAGTGACGCCACCAGCGCATCAAGATTGACCTGTGCTCCCACTTTGAGCTGCGCTACCCCCATCGCATCCCAGGTGAGTGCCTCCAGTCCAAATGCCACCCCATTGGGCATGCGGCGCACCCGCTCCACATAGGCGCGCTTGAGAGAAGTCATCGCCTGCGAAAGCGCGAGGTCGTGCGACTGCACGGAGAGCAGGCTGCACAGGTGCAGCATGCCCGAATTGCCACTCGGATAGGCGTTGTCAAACCACTCCTTCTTCCGAACGATGTGCCCCGCAGCATCGCGGGTGGAGCAGAAGAAAAAACCATCACCTTCGGCATCCGCAAAGCGTTCCAACACTGCGGAAGCAAGGATCACCGCTCGCTCCCGGTACTGCTCGCAGAATCCAACCTGCAACCAGTCCGCCACCATCGCAAACTGCAGATTGGCGAGCGCAAAATTCACATAATCATCCAGAAATCCATCCCCTTCCCCAACAGCTCCGCTTTCGGGATAGGATACCGTTGCCAGCGTGCCATCTTCGCGACGGTGATGCTCCCAAAGCCAGTCGAGTCCTTGCTTCACCGTCTCCAGCCAGTCTTTCTCACCCCACACCCAGGCCGCAATGCTCAGTCCTCGCAGCAACAAGCCATTCCAGGCAGTCAGCACTTTGCGGTCCAGGGTCGGAGCGGGGCGCTGCTCACGCAGGTCTCTCAGGTCCTCAAGCACGGGTGCAAAACTGCGGTAATCCGCATCCTTCGCCGACCAGGGATAGAGGTTGAGCGCATCCTTTCCCCGAATGGCAAAGGTTTCGAGAAAGTCCTCCACACGCGAGGCGGGTACCGCCTCCCTCAGCTCAGCTTCCGACCACAGGTAGTAAGCTCCCTCTCCCGCTTCAGAGTCCGCATCCAGCGCCGCTGCAAACACCCCCGGATGTATCTGAAAGTCTTGCTGCAGCCACCGCACGGTCTTGCGAACCGCTGCCTCCAGTCCCTGCCAGCGATACTGGGTTGACGCCTTCGACAGCGTTTCCAGCAGCAGGGCATTGTCGTAGAGCATTTTTTCGAAGTGTGGCACACGCCATTCGGCATCCACACTGTAGCGGAAAAATCCGCCGCCCACGTGGTCAAACAATCCACCGCGCACCAGCGCGTGACAGCAGATTTGCAAGGCTTCATCAATGGAACGCGCCAGCTCCGTCATTTCCTGCTCGCAGGCACGCGTTCGCCGCACCGCCATCAGGTATCCCAGCGTCTGTGAGGGCGGGAACTTGGGAGTCCCACCAAAGCCACCCAGTCGCGCATCCAGTGTCTCCACGATCACCTGTGCTCCATCAAGCAGCAGGGAATTCTCCCAGGCACCAGGATCCTCGAGCGTTGGACCTGACAGATAGTGCAGGTTATTGCGGATGGCGTCCGCATTCTGCCGCAGCTCATCCCGCTGCTCACGAAACGCGTCCGAAATTCTCAACAGAAGGTGCGGCCAGGGAATGATGCCAAATCCCTGGTCCTCCGGAGGAAAATAGGTGCCACCGGTAAATGGGGTTTTGTCTGGGAAACAGAACACATTCAACGGCCACCCGCCCTGCTGGTTGAGCATCTGCACAGCCTCCATGTAGATCTGATCAACATCCGGACGCTCCTCCCGATCCACTTTGATGTTGATGAACAGGCGGTTCATCAATGAGGCAATGTAATCATCCTCAAAGCACTCGTGTGCCATCACATGACACCAGTGGCATGACGAATACCCGATCGATACCAGCACCGGCTTCTGTTCGCGCTGAGCGACTTCAAAGGCTTCCTCACACCACGGCCACCAGTGCACCGGATTATCGGCATGCTGGCGCAGGTAGAGACTGGATTGCTCGGCGAGACGGTTTTTTCCCATGATTGGATCAGATCGGTTCAACGGCTTAAGGGTTGGTATTGGTAAGAAAAATTCAAAAGACGCAAGGGTTACCATGCATACCATTGCTCACTGAATCAACCCCGACATCGCCTTCAAAAACCCCACTCATGCAAAAGGCGGACCCCAAAAATAGATCCGCCTCTTTCAATCAATTACCCGCTCCTGCGGGCAGTTGAACACAAAAAACTACTGCATCAGCTGGGCCACCAGCTTTTTGTAATTCACCGCTTCTGCCAGTGCCGTGGCAGCCTCAAGCGTGGTTTCACTACCCTCCACGGTAAGCAGTGCCGTGCCCGCAACGATGACATTGATATTTCCATAGTTATCAGACCATTCGACCAGGGCTTTCTGTCCGCCGATGCGCTCGATCTTCTTACCACTCGCACCGAGGAACGCCGGATTGTTCACAAACATCATCATGGACTGCAGCGCAGGAGAGTTGGCAGCAATCGTGACCGTCAGCGTTGCGTTGCCGTTGGAATACCGGGCCGACGCCGTATTGCCACCCCCAAAAAGGGACGCACCTGCCGACTGATATTCCGGTTCACCCTTCTCCCATCCGTCAGGTGCTTCCGGGAGGAACTGGCCCAGTTGCTCGGAAGCTTTCTGGTTGATCAGCTGTACGGCATAATTGAGACTGCTTGCGGCCTCCGAGTAGTTTTCGTCTGCATAATAAGCAGTCGCTTCCTCGATGGTTTCGGTCACATCATCCGCATGCAACAGCGGAAGGGCAACAGCGCTCAGAACAAGTGAGAGAGGGATGATCGATGATTTCATAGCTTGAATGTAGGATTCCACATCCGTCGTAGGACGATGCGGGATGAATTGAATGTAAATTGTCCCCATTCGATTGCAATGGACTCAACACATTTTCCGAAAAATTCCAGAACCTGGTTTGCCTGCAACGGGAACTGGCAATCTCCGACGCAATGATGCAGTGCCTTATTCAAACTTGATTTTGAATCCACCAGCACTCATCTTCGCGACATGACAAACTTCAAGCAGGCAACCTGGGGTGGACGGTTCAGCGAGCTGCCAAGCGAAAAGATGGTCGCATTTGGCGAATCCGTTTCGTTTGACCACCGACTTGCACCCTTTGATATTGCCTGCAGCAAGGCCCACTCCGCCATGCTGGCATCGGTCGGCATCCTCACCGAGACCGAACGGGACGCGATCCATGCGGGCCTCGACCAGCTCGCCACGCAAATCAAGAGCGGAACCTTTCAGTGGGATGTGCAGCTTGAAGACGTGCACATGAATATCGAACAGGCGCTCGCAGCCATCACTCCCGCAGCGGCCAAGCTACACACCGCGCGCAGCCGCAATGACCAAATCGCCACGGACATCCATCTCTACCTCAAAGCAGCCTGCGAAGAACTCATGCAGGGACTCTCCCGTTGTGCCCTCCGCCTGGTCGAACACGCCGAAGCACACCTCTCCACCGCCGCGCCGAGCTACACCCACCTGCAGCGCGCGCAGCCCATCACACTTGCCCACTACTGTCTGGCCTGGGTAGAGATGCTCTGGCGCGACATGCTCGAGTTTCGCGACACCTGGCAACGCGCCAATGTCTGCCCGCTCGGAAGTGGTGCCCTGGCCGGAACCACATTGCCGATCAACCGGGAGCACACGGCCCGCACGCTCGGATTTGTAGATGCAGAGGGTCAGCCCATCATCTCCGGCAATACCCTCGATACCGTGGCCTCACGCGATACGCTGCTCAAATTCGCCTACGCCTGTACCCAAACCGCCATCCATTTTTCGCGACTCTCGGAGGATTGGATCCTCTGGGCAACCACCGAGTTCGGTTTCATCCAACTGCCCGACAGCTACACCACCGGGTCGAGTCTCATGCCGCAAAAGCGCAATCCGGACGCGCTCGAACTCACTCGTGGCAAATCCGCCCGCGTGATCGGAAATCTCAATACCCTGCTCAACCTGCTCAAGGCGCAGCCACTCACATACAACCGCGACCTGCAGGAGGACAAACCGGCTGTCTTTGATTCTCACGACCAGGTGGCACGCATCGTCGACCTCTTTGAGGACCTGATCGCAAAGCTGCGCTTCCGCACGGACCGACTTGAGAAGGCAGCACTCGATCCCATGCTCTTCGCCACCGACGTTGCCGACTACCTCGTCGAACAGGGCATTCCCTTCCGTGAGTCCCACCACATCGTGGGCAAGCTCGTCGCCAAGGCGGAAGAACTGCAGGTCGGCATTCATGAAATCGACCTCAAGATCACCCGGGAAATCTGTCCCCTGCTCGACGAACGCTACCGCGAGATCTTCCAATTTCAACGCTCCATCGAACGGCGCAACGCATACGGCATGCCAACTCCGGAAAAGAATGCCGCACGAATCGCCGAGTGGAAGCAGCGCCTAAACCGTTCCCTGCTTCACTAGATTGCTGTACCGCGTTCTGGCGGGTTCCAAAAAACTTGGAATAACCAAGATTTTTTGTCGCAACCTTTTCACATTTTCCTATTCTGGATGGTTATGTCTATTGGCGATTCGGAACACTTGGAAAAACCGCAAACCGATTTATACGATGCTTCAAAAATTGAGAAGCTGGAAGGTCTGGAAGGGGTCAGAAAACGACCCGACATGTATATCGGTGACACCCACGAACGAGGCTTGCATCACTGTGTCTTCGAAATTGTGGACAACTCCATCGACGAGGCTCTCGGCGGGCATTGCTCGACGATCCACGTTGCCATTCACCTCGATGGCTCATGTTCCGTTCAGGATGACGGACGCGGCATTCCGGTCGACATTCATCCCGTGCACAAGATTCCGGCACTCGAGCTGGTACTGACCAACCTGCACGCAGGCGGCAAGTTTTCCAAGGGAGCCTATCAGGTGTCCGGGGGACTGCACGGTGTCGGCGCGAAGTGCGTCAATGCCGTTTCAGAGTGGTTCCAGGTCGAAGTACGCAAGGATGGCAAGGTTCACACGATGGCATTTTCCCGGGGCAAAACCACAGAAAAACTCAAGGTGGTCGGTTCGACCATGAAAACCGGCACCAAAATCACATTCATGCCGGATACGCAGATTTTTGAGGAGACCATCGAATTCAAATACGAAATCCTCGCCAAGCGCCTGCGCGAACTCGCCTTCCTGAATCCAGGCGTGGAAATCCACCTCGAAGACGACCGCAAGAACAAGAAGGAAATCTTCAAGTTCGAACGCGGCATCGCCGAGTACGTGGAGTACCTCAACGAAAACAAGAATGTCCTGCACGAACCTCCGGTGACCATTTCCGGGGAAGCCATTGCCAATCCGGAAACCCCGGATCTCAAGACCATCGTCGACATCGCCATGCAGTACAATGATGGCTACAATGATCAGATTTACGCCTACGCGAATTCCATTCACAACATCGAGGGTGGAACCCACCTCTCGGGCTTTCGCACCGCGCTCACGCGCGTGATCAACAACTACGGGCGCCAGAACAATCTCATCAAGGAAAAGGATCCCAATTTCACTGGCGATGACGTTCGTGAGGGTCTGACGGCCGTCATTTCGGTCAAGGTG encodes the following:
- a CDS encoding TonB-dependent receptor: MNTFKTHLLAAILVAVSSLATAQGQSVGSLSGTVLDQSTQSPLNGAKILVDGTSLETVTHRGGSFFLSGIPAGSITLRVSYLGLSTTSVSVDIVPNETATVEVALGNVVIDLEPYTVSGTQVGTARALNLQRSNPTLSNVVAADAIGRFPDQNAAEALNRLPGVSIERDQGEGRFVVIRGIDPNLNAVAIDGVKLASPGTGERATLLDTIPSDTLQTLEVYKSTLPSQPGDSVGGYINIKTPSAFDENRAIRRIELQTNYSDLVSEWNGKVAGAFSHIFADGNVGWMINASYEKRTFGSDNNESDTWELEEGDDGSEGYATGAVEFREYDLERTRTGISTSLEFEPSADRYYYIRASWNEYEDTETRNLVELAPDAFTQISPNSFVGVDTEVVREMKDRTEQMRIFATSAGGVHEFSSGKLDYRIAFSSADEETPSDFETVFEFDGVSDIRFHNTNSPKLSIEHVGGDDLFDASAYEFDGIELASQIVSEEDLSAEINYTHQFTGGLLQSLQMGLLMRGKEKDSDLTVSESDDNPSFADSLNGNVFQNARDPFRTALPYVALNFTDRFREQQDAFAMEFNEVDSTIEDFNSTEDVFATYVMGTAQIAGWELITGVRLESTDFETSGFVYNDEEESIEAVSGSNSYSNLLPGLHLKRVIDENKIIRFSINQTIARPNFEQTFPNAEIEGNEVTVGNPDLDPLESLNVDLSFEYYLEPVGIFSVAAFYKDIDNFIYEQVNQGSFGDITDAEITSFRNGDSGSILGLELAFQRQLTFLPAPFDGLGIYANLTLTDSEATVLPPEPGESTRDLPFIKQSDLIGNLALTYENDDLFVRLSYTYRDDYLDELGAEGFEDRYMKAHGQWDLSMFYNLSDQLKIFANVINLGDEPLRAYYGESERLAQFESYGWSLTAGLKWSY
- a CDS encoding thioredoxin domain-containing protein yields the protein MGKNRLAEQSSLYLRQHADNPVHWWPWCEEAFEVAQREQKPVLVSIGYSSCHWCHVMAHECFEDDYIASLMNRLFINIKVDREERPDVDQIYMEAVQMLNQQGGWPLNVFCFPDKTPFTGGTYFPPEDQGFGIIPWPHLLLRISDAFREQRDELRQNADAIRNNLHYLSGPTLEDPGAWENSLLLDGAQVIVETLDARLGGFGGTPKFPPSQTLGYLMAVRRTRACEQEMTELARSIDEALQICCHALVRGGLFDHVGGGFFRYSVDAEWRVPHFEKMLYDNALLLETLSKASTQYRWQGLEAAVRKTVRWLQQDFQIHPGVFAAALDADSEAGEGAYYLWSEAELREAVPASRVEDFLETFAIRGKDALNLYPWSAKDADYRSFAPVLEDLRDLREQRPAPTLDRKVLTAWNGLLLRGLSIAAWVWGEKDWLETVKQGLDWLWEHHRREDGTLATVSYPESGAVGEGDGFLDDYVNFALANLQFAMVADWLQVGFCEQYRERAVILASAVLERFADAEGDGFFFCSTRDAAGHIVRKKEWFDNAYPSGNSGMLHLCSLLSVQSHDLALSQAMTSLKRAYVERVRRMPNGVAFGLEALTWDAMGVAQLKVGAQVNLDALVASLREIPWRPLWLEVDSGMAANDLQLCVGTHCLAPTTSVEAVLEALGKGE
- the argH gene encoding argininosuccinate lyase, with the translated sequence MTNFKQATWGGRFSELPSEKMVAFGESVSFDHRLAPFDIACSKAHSAMLASVGILTETERDAIHAGLDQLATQIKSGTFQWDVQLEDVHMNIEQALAAITPAAAKLHTARSRNDQIATDIHLYLKAACEELMQGLSRCALRLVEHAEAHLSTAAPSYTHLQRAQPITLAHYCLAWVEMLWRDMLEFRDTWQRANVCPLGSGALAGTTLPINREHTARTLGFVDAEGQPIISGNTLDTVASRDTLLKFAYACTQTAIHFSRLSEDWILWATTEFGFIQLPDSYTTGSSLMPQKRNPDALELTRGKSARVIGNLNTLLNLLKAQPLTYNRDLQEDKPAVFDSHDQVARIVDLFEDLIAKLRFRTDRLEKAALDPMLFATDVADYLVEQGIPFRESHHIVGKLVAKAEELQVGIHEIDLKITREICPLLDERYREIFQFQRSIERRNAYGMPTPEKNAARIAEWKQRLNRSLLH
- the glpK gene encoding glycerol kinase GlpK; translated protein: MSDPQYILAIDQGTTSSRAIVFDRTGTPISVAQKEFKQYYPRPGWVEHDPMDIWSSQSTVTAEAVTQADLSSHDIAAVGITNQRETIIVWDRKSGKPVYPAIVWQDRRTADRCRAMKAEGLEPLFRERTGLLLDPYFSGTKVQWILENVAGVHERAERGDLLLGTVDSWLIWKFTRGRIHVTDVSNASRTLLFNIHTLDWDNELLQLLHIPRSMLPSVKSSSEVYGTIDDQHFPGGVRIAGIAGDQHAALFGQTCFQPGMAKNTLGTGSFLLMNTGIQPISSSNNLLTTIAWKIGDRTEYALEGSVFIAGAIVQWLRDELKMIQSAAECDDIASTVEHANGLYLVPAFAGLGAPHWDPYARGAAFGMTRGTNRAHFCRAALESIAYQSADLIWAMEKDSGIHLEELRVDGGASRSEPLLQFQADLLQTRVVRPNIVETTALGAAYLAGLGVGFYESREEIAQHWTIGTRFTPQQPAERMQQQLRGWHEAINRSKSWTNPDSDSDQA